In Alkalihalobacillus sp. FSL W8-0930, a single window of DNA contains:
- a CDS encoding ComZ family protein, with protein sequence MANPELNMKLMQVAMKHLPEGQAFFQEKGIELGFEDLQPMMELFLKVMTEAYELGKEDASSEE encoded by the coding sequence ATGGCGAATCCAGAGCTTAATATGAAATTGATGCAGGTGGCAATGAAGCATCTTCCTGAAGGACAAGCGTTCTTCCAAGAAAAAGGAATTGAACTTGGTTTTGAAGACTTACAGCCAATGATGGAGCTTTTTCTAAAAGTCATGACAGAAGCGTATGAACTAGGAAAAGAAGATGCAAGTAGCGAAGAATAA